One window of the Populus trichocarpa isolate Nisqually-1 chromosome 9, P.trichocarpa_v4.1, whole genome shotgun sequence genome contains the following:
- the LOC7474949 gene encoding uncharacterized protein LOC7474949: protein MSGFVRSKRVTDPLDDKAKARLVGRQLSYVSSGSEHSADDDDDLPCLSELVHGFLENDDSDLTDDSVNGYESDSDRVDSVADCKDFVEGILRSGSRDSYRNLLSAHVSKAMEAFSCLINQRPVLRRKVMSSLRELGHNAAICKTKWESSGGGGLTAGGYEFIDVVQSKSSTLQNRYVVDLDFASQFEIARPTSQFLKLLHSLPRVFVGRSEDLKTIVKSISDASKRSLKSRELSLPPWRKNRYMQNKWFGPYRRTVNPSPATPPSVDVVKCRCVGFDDAVNGRLFVRTR, encoded by the coding sequence ATGTCAGGTTTTGTGAGATCTAAGCGAGTTACCGATCCTCTTGACGATAAAGCTAAGGCTCGACTCGTCGGTAGGCAACTCAGTTATGTCAGCAGCGGTAGCGAACACTCAGCAGACGACGACGACGACTTACCTTGTTTGTCCGAGCTCGTTCACGGCTTTCTTGAGAATGACGACTCAGATTTAACTGACGACTCAGTTAATGGTTACGAGTCGGATTCAGATCGAGTTGACTCAGTCGCCGATTGTAAGGATTTCGTGGAAGGTATCCTGAGATCAGGTAGTAGGGATTCATACAGGAATTTATTATCCGCTCATGTTTCGAAAGCGATGGAAGCTTTTTCTTGCTTGATTAATCAAAGACCGGTTTTGAGGCGCAAAGTGATGTCGTCCTTGAGAGAGTTAGGACACAATGCAGCGATCTGTAAGACTAAATGGGAATCTTCTGGTGGCGGGGGTTTAACCGCCGGTGGATACGAGTTCATCGACGTGGTGCAATCAAAATCCTCCACATTGCAAAACCGTTACGTGGTGGATCTCGATTTCGCTTCTCAATTTGAGATTGCGAGACCTACGAGTCAGTTCTTGAAGCTTCTACACTCTCTTCCTCGTGTTTTTGTAGGCAGAAGTGAGGATTTGAAGACGATCGTGAAGAGCATCAGTGACGCATCTAAGAGATCGTTGAAGAGTAGAGAGCTCTCTCTACCTCCTTGGAGAAAAAACCGTTACATGCAAAACAAATGGTTCGGTCCGTACCGCCGGACTGTCAATCCCTCACCGGCGACACCGCCATCGGTCGACGTTGTGAAATGTAGATGTGTAGGTTTCGACGACGCCGTTAACGGCCGTTTGTTTGTTCGTACGAGATGA
- the LOC18102183 gene encoding protein HIRA isoform X1, with protein sequence MIAEKPSWVRHEGMQIFSIDIQPGGHRFATGGGDHKVRIWNMNSVSRNLEINEPTQRLLATLRDHFGSVNCVRWAKHGRYVASGSDDQVILVHERKPGSGTTEFGSGEPPDVENWKVAMTLRGHTADVVDLNWSPDDSILASGSLDNTIHIWNMSNGICTAVLRGHSSLVKGVTWDPIGSFIASQSDDKTVIIWRTSDWSLAHRTDGHWAKSLGSTFFRRLGWSPCGHFITTTHGFQKPRHSAPVLERGEWAATFDFLGHNAPIIVVKFNHSMFRRNFTNAQELKAAQVGWTNGASKIGGKESQPYNVIAIGSQDRTITVWTTASPRPLFVAKHFFTQSVVDLSWSPDGYSLFACSLDGTVATFHFDAKELGHRLSDTELDELKRSRYGDVRGRQANLAESAAQLLLEASTKETTNKKAALDIQQSQIPVKSSVDLGVTAKTSEAQVDDGKKSVGAAGDGLNKLPASARISSPVKQREYRRADGRKRIIPEALGVPNQPETMTGGAQSQALDFPLAASDHRKVENGIVPVDGGLRESSIRGTLGRNSDIKERSGVNARATVTESLVIEKVPGSAGGDGSINVQQSGIKASSSSGSCSTPLSIRVFDKKLGEDATPICLEARSREHAVNDVVGVGSTSMMKETEIVCTRGAETLWSDRISGKVTVLAGNTNFWAVGCEDGCLQVYTKCGRRAMPTMMMGSAATFVDCDECWKLLLVTRKGSLYVWDLFSRNCLLQDSLASLITSDPNSAKGTIKVISVKLSKSGSPLVVLATRHAFLFDMSLMCWLRVADDCFPASNFASSWNLSSIQSGELAALQVDVRKYLARKPSWSRVTDDGVQTRAHLEAQLESSLALKSPNEYRQCLLSYIRFLAREADESRLREVCESFLGPPTGMAESTSSDTKMVSWDPCVLGMRKHKLLREDILPAMASNRKVQRLLNEFMDLLSEYGSVETNQKTPVLPTTSQQATSQKNCDPPVTEQMDTAPQAIDHTNAAQPAKDHEDPTPIITDEADHIPLAIDEVDLCPMVTDQVIQDSLDREAGS encoded by the exons ATGATTGCGGAGAAACCCAGTTGGGTCAGGCATGAGGGAATGCAAATTTTCTCCATTGATATTCAACCTGGTGGCCACAGGTTTGCTACCGGCGGAGGTGATCACAAG GTTCGGATATGGAACATGAACTCTGTTAGCAGGAACTTGGAAATTAACGAACCAACACAAAGGCTTCTTGCAACTCTCCGCGACCACTTCGGGTCAGTCAATTGTGTTAGATGGGCTAAGCATGGTCGGTATGTTGCATCTGGGTCTGATGATCAAGTAATTTTAGTGCATGAAAGGAAGCCTGGTTCAGGAACTACAGAGTTTGGCAGCGGAGAGCCTCCTGATGTTGAAAATTGGAAAGTTGCAATGACATTGAGAGGGCACACTGCAGATGTG GTGGATCTTAATTGGTCTCCAGATGACTCCATATTGGCTAGCGGGAGTTTGGACAACACTATCCATATCTGGAATATGAGCAATGGCATTTGCACTGCTGTTCTTAGAGGTCACTCGAGCCTGGTTAAAGGAGTTACTTGGGATCCAATTGGCTCTTTCATAGCAAGTCAATCTGATGATAAGACAGTTATTATATGGCGAACAAGTGACTGGAGTCTGGCTCACAGAACAGATGGCCACTGGGCTAAATCA CTTGGATCTACATTTTTCAGGCGCTTAGGATGGTCCCCCTGTGGTCATTTTATAACTACAACTCATGGTTTTCAGAAGCCAAGGCATTCTGCACCTGTTCTCGAGAGAGGGGAATGGGCTGCCACATTTGATTTCTTAGGACACAATGCCCCCATTATTGTGGTGAAGTTTAACCATTCAATGTTTAGAAGAAATTTTACCAATGCTCAGGAATTGAAAGCTGCACAAGTTGGGTGGACTAATGGGGCCTCAAAGATTGGAGGGAAAGAATCACAGCCATACAATGTTATTGCAATTGGGAGTCAAGATCGCACTATAACTGTATGGACGACTGCAAGTCCTCGTCCTCTTTTTGTGGCCAAGCACTTCTTTACTCAAAGTGTTGTAGATTTATCCTG GAGTCCTGATGGGTATTCTCTTTTTGCATGTTCCTTGGATGGTACTGTGGCTACTTTCCATTTTGATGCTAAAGAACTTGGACACAGGCTAAGTGATACTGAACTTGATGAGTTAAAAAGAAGTCGTTATGGTGATGTCAGAGGTAGACAGGCAAACCTAGCTGAGAGTGCTGCACAGTTATTGCTTGAAGCATCAaccaaagaaacaacaaataaaaaagcgGCATTGGATATTCAGCAAAGTCAAATACCTGTAAAATCTTCTGTTGACTTGGGGGTCACTGCAAAGACTTCTGAGGCACAAGTTGATGATGGCAAGAAGAGTGTGGGAGCTGCTGGTGATGGATTAAATAAATTGCCTGCTTCTGCTCGGATTTCTAGTCCAGTAAAACAAAGAGAATACAGACGCGCTGATGGTAGAAAGAGAATCATTCCAGAAGCTTTAGGAGTGCCCAATCAACCGGAAACAATGACCGGCGGGGCTCAGTCTCAAGCTCTTGATTTCCCTCTTGCGGCATCTGATCACAGAAAGGTTGAAAATGGAATAGTTCCTGTTGATGGTGGCTTGCGAGAGAGTTCTATCAGGGGAACACTTGGCAGAAACTCTGATATAAAAGAGCGCTCTGGTGTCAATGCAAGGGCTACTGTTACTGAGAGCCTGGTCATTGAGAAGGTTCCAGGATCTGCAGGAGGAGATGGAAGCATTAATGTGCAACAGTCTGGGATAAAGGCATCTAGTTCCTCTGGTTCTTGTAGCACCCCTCTCTCAATTAGGGTATTTGATAAGAAATTAGGGGAAGATGCCACACCAATTTGCTTGGAAGCTCGTTCTAGAGAACATGCAGTGAATGATGTTGTTGGGGTGGGGAGTACAAGTATGATGAAAGAAACAGAAATTGTTTGCACAAGAGGAGCTGAAACTCTTTGGTCTGATAGGATCTCAGGAAAAGTTACTGTTTTAGCTGGAAATACAAACTTCTGGGCAGTTGGGTGTGAAGATGGATGCCTACAG GTTTACACGAAGTGCGGGAGACGTGCCATGCCCACTATGATGATGGGATCTGCAGCAACTTTTGTTGATTGTGATGAGTGCTGGAAGTTGTTGCTGGTCACAAGGAAGGGCTCCTTGTATGTATGGGATCTGTTTAGTCGGAATTGTCTCCTTCAGGATTCTTTGGCATCTCTAATTACCTCAGACCCAAACTCTGCAAAAG gTACAATCAAAGTTATATCTGTGAAGTTATCAAAATCCGGTTCTCCTCTTGTTGTCCTGGCCACACGTCATGCCTTCCTCTTTGACATGAGTCTTATGTGTTGGCTGAGAGTGGCAGATGACTGCTTCCCTGCATCGAATTTTGCTAGCTCTTGGAATTTGAGTTCGATTCAGAGTGGTGAGCTAGCTGCATTGCAGGTGGATGTGAGGAAATATTTGGCCAGAAAACCAAGTTGGAGCAG AGTGACAGATGATGGGGTGCAGACACGAGCTCATTTGGAGGCTCAGTTGGAATCCTCCTTAGCTTTAAAGTCCCCTAATGAATATCGCCAGTGCCTTCTATCTTACATACGCTTCCTTGCAAg AGAAGCAGATGAGTCTCGTTTACGAGAAGTATGCGAGAGCTTTCTTGGACCTCCTACTGGGATGGCTGAATCTACATCTTCAGATACAAAAATGGTGTCTTGGGATCCTTGTGTGCTT GGAATGAGAAAGCACAAACTCTTAAGAGAAGATATTCTTCCTGCAATGGCATCAAACAGAAAAGTCCAACGTTTACTAAATGAGTTCATGGATCTCTTGTCTGAATATGGAAGTGTAGAAACTAACCAAAAAACCCCCGTGCTACCTACTACATCTCAACAAGCAACCAGTCAAAAGAATTGTGATCCACCAGTAACAGAGCAAATGGACACTGCCCCACAAGCAATAGATCATACAAACGCTGCCCAACCAGCGAAAGATCATGAGGACCCAACCCCCATTATAACTGATGAAGCAGACCATATTCCACTGGCTATTGATGAAGTGGATTTGTGCCCGATGGTAACAGATCAAGTTATTCAGGATTCACTTGACAGAGAAGCTGGTTCTTGA
- the LOC18102183 gene encoding protein HIRA isoform X2, with the protein MSNGICTAVLRGHSSLVKGVTWDPIGSFIASQSDDKTVIIWRTSDWSLAHRTDGHWAKSLGSTFFRRLGWSPCGHFITTTHGFQKPRHSAPVLERGEWAATFDFLGHNAPIIVVKFNHSMFRRNFTNAQELKAAQVGWTNGASKIGGKESQPYNVIAIGSQDRTITVWTTASPRPLFVAKHFFTQSVVDLSWSPDGYSLFACSLDGTVATFHFDAKELGHRLSDTELDELKRSRYGDVRGRQANLAESAAQLLLEASTKETTNKKAALDIQQSQIPVKSSVDLGVTAKTSEAQVDDGKKSVGAAGDGLNKLPASARISSPVKQREYRRADGRKRIIPEALGVPNQPETMTGGAQSQALDFPLAASDHRKVENGIVPVDGGLRESSIRGTLGRNSDIKERSGVNARATVTESLVIEKVPGSAGGDGSINVQQSGIKASSSSGSCSTPLSIRVFDKKLGEDATPICLEARSREHAVNDVVGVGSTSMMKETEIVCTRGAETLWSDRISGKVTVLAGNTNFWAVGCEDGCLQVYTKCGRRAMPTMMMGSAATFVDCDECWKLLLVTRKGSLYVWDLFSRNCLLQDSLASLITSDPNSAKGTIKVISVKLSKSGSPLVVLATRHAFLFDMSLMCWLRVADDCFPASNFASSWNLSSIQSGELAALQVDVRKYLARKPSWSRVTDDGVQTRAHLEAQLESSLALKSPNEYRQCLLSYIRFLAREADESRLREVCESFLGPPTGMAESTSSDTKMVSWDPCVLGMRKHKLLREDILPAMASNRKVQRLLNEFMDLLSEYGSVETNQKTPVLPTTSQQATSQKNCDPPVTEQMDTAPQAIDHTNAAQPAKDHEDPTPIITDEADHIPLAIDEVDLCPMVTDQVIQDSLDREAGS; encoded by the exons ATGAGCAATGGCATTTGCACTGCTGTTCTTAGAGGTCACTCGAGCCTGGTTAAAGGAGTTACTTGGGATCCAATTGGCTCTTTCATAGCAAGTCAATCTGATGATAAGACAGTTATTATATGGCGAACAAGTGACTGGAGTCTGGCTCACAGAACAGATGGCCACTGGGCTAAATCA CTTGGATCTACATTTTTCAGGCGCTTAGGATGGTCCCCCTGTGGTCATTTTATAACTACAACTCATGGTTTTCAGAAGCCAAGGCATTCTGCACCTGTTCTCGAGAGAGGGGAATGGGCTGCCACATTTGATTTCTTAGGACACAATGCCCCCATTATTGTGGTGAAGTTTAACCATTCAATGTTTAGAAGAAATTTTACCAATGCTCAGGAATTGAAAGCTGCACAAGTTGGGTGGACTAATGGGGCCTCAAAGATTGGAGGGAAAGAATCACAGCCATACAATGTTATTGCAATTGGGAGTCAAGATCGCACTATAACTGTATGGACGACTGCAAGTCCTCGTCCTCTTTTTGTGGCCAAGCACTTCTTTACTCAAAGTGTTGTAGATTTATCCTG GAGTCCTGATGGGTATTCTCTTTTTGCATGTTCCTTGGATGGTACTGTGGCTACTTTCCATTTTGATGCTAAAGAACTTGGACACAGGCTAAGTGATACTGAACTTGATGAGTTAAAAAGAAGTCGTTATGGTGATGTCAGAGGTAGACAGGCAAACCTAGCTGAGAGTGCTGCACAGTTATTGCTTGAAGCATCAaccaaagaaacaacaaataaaaaagcgGCATTGGATATTCAGCAAAGTCAAATACCTGTAAAATCTTCTGTTGACTTGGGGGTCACTGCAAAGACTTCTGAGGCACAAGTTGATGATGGCAAGAAGAGTGTGGGAGCTGCTGGTGATGGATTAAATAAATTGCCTGCTTCTGCTCGGATTTCTAGTCCAGTAAAACAAAGAGAATACAGACGCGCTGATGGTAGAAAGAGAATCATTCCAGAAGCTTTAGGAGTGCCCAATCAACCGGAAACAATGACCGGCGGGGCTCAGTCTCAAGCTCTTGATTTCCCTCTTGCGGCATCTGATCACAGAAAGGTTGAAAATGGAATAGTTCCTGTTGATGGTGGCTTGCGAGAGAGTTCTATCAGGGGAACACTTGGCAGAAACTCTGATATAAAAGAGCGCTCTGGTGTCAATGCAAGGGCTACTGTTACTGAGAGCCTGGTCATTGAGAAGGTTCCAGGATCTGCAGGAGGAGATGGAAGCATTAATGTGCAACAGTCTGGGATAAAGGCATCTAGTTCCTCTGGTTCTTGTAGCACCCCTCTCTCAATTAGGGTATTTGATAAGAAATTAGGGGAAGATGCCACACCAATTTGCTTGGAAGCTCGTTCTAGAGAACATGCAGTGAATGATGTTGTTGGGGTGGGGAGTACAAGTATGATGAAAGAAACAGAAATTGTTTGCACAAGAGGAGCTGAAACTCTTTGGTCTGATAGGATCTCAGGAAAAGTTACTGTTTTAGCTGGAAATACAAACTTCTGGGCAGTTGGGTGTGAAGATGGATGCCTACAG GTTTACACGAAGTGCGGGAGACGTGCCATGCCCACTATGATGATGGGATCTGCAGCAACTTTTGTTGATTGTGATGAGTGCTGGAAGTTGTTGCTGGTCACAAGGAAGGGCTCCTTGTATGTATGGGATCTGTTTAGTCGGAATTGTCTCCTTCAGGATTCTTTGGCATCTCTAATTACCTCAGACCCAAACTCTGCAAAAG gTACAATCAAAGTTATATCTGTGAAGTTATCAAAATCCGGTTCTCCTCTTGTTGTCCTGGCCACACGTCATGCCTTCCTCTTTGACATGAGTCTTATGTGTTGGCTGAGAGTGGCAGATGACTGCTTCCCTGCATCGAATTTTGCTAGCTCTTGGAATTTGAGTTCGATTCAGAGTGGTGAGCTAGCTGCATTGCAGGTGGATGTGAGGAAATATTTGGCCAGAAAACCAAGTTGGAGCAG AGTGACAGATGATGGGGTGCAGACACGAGCTCATTTGGAGGCTCAGTTGGAATCCTCCTTAGCTTTAAAGTCCCCTAATGAATATCGCCAGTGCCTTCTATCTTACATACGCTTCCTTGCAAg AGAAGCAGATGAGTCTCGTTTACGAGAAGTATGCGAGAGCTTTCTTGGACCTCCTACTGGGATGGCTGAATCTACATCTTCAGATACAAAAATGGTGTCTTGGGATCCTTGTGTGCTT GGAATGAGAAAGCACAAACTCTTAAGAGAAGATATTCTTCCTGCAATGGCATCAAACAGAAAAGTCCAACGTTTACTAAATGAGTTCATGGATCTCTTGTCTGAATATGGAAGTGTAGAAACTAACCAAAAAACCCCCGTGCTACCTACTACATCTCAACAAGCAACCAGTCAAAAGAATTGTGATCCACCAGTAACAGAGCAAATGGACACTGCCCCACAAGCAATAGATCATACAAACGCTGCCCAACCAGCGAAAGATCATGAGGACCCAACCCCCATTATAACTGATGAAGCAGACCATATTCCACTGGCTATTGATGAAGTGGATTTGTGCCCGATGGTAACAGATCAAGTTATTCAGGATTCACTTGACAGAGAAGCTGGTTCTTGA